The sequence below is a genomic window from Micropterus dolomieu isolate WLL.071019.BEF.003 ecotype Adirondacks unplaced genomic scaffold, ASM2129224v1 contig_2659, whole genome shotgun sequence.
ATGAAGTGAACCCTTTGACTAACACCTTGGCTGTACCCTTTACCGGGTGCCATGTGAAACGGGTAGGTTTCTTTAAATGTACTTTGAAGTAATTGCCTTGGCTCTGTagtctattatatttttaatgtgtagTTTTGCATGTCTTGAATTGAGTTCTTTCTTCAAAAAGCTCTTTGTATTACAGAGTGACCGCTACAGCCTGCAGTTGTTGTACGTCAACGCGTTTGATCAGACACAAGTTGCTACCGCATCTTGTGAGAGAAGCCCGAAGGTTGACCCAGGCGTATTTCCTCGCTCCAGTGGCCAATCCTATCCCACATTTAAGCGCATTGAGCCAATCCGAGCGCGGCCCCAACGGCCTGCATGTCCGCAACGGCCTGGCTCGCACCAAGAACCTTCATTGACCCTAGGGCCTGGGTCGCCCCAACAGCCTGGCTCACCCCTAGGGCCTTCTTACCCGCAACAGCCTGGGTTGCCCCTAGGGCCTGCATCGCCCCAAGAACCTTCATCCCCGCAACTGCCTGGCTCGCCCCAAGACCCTTCATTGCCCCTAGGGCCTGGCTCGCCCCAAGACCCTTCATTGCCCCTAGGGCCTGGGTGGCCCAAGGGCCCCAACAGCCTGGCTCGCCCCTAGGGCCCGGCTTGCCGCAAGGGCCTTCATCCCCACAACAGCCTGGCTCGCCCCAAGAACCTTCATTGCCCCTAGGGCCTGGGACACCACAAGGGCCAGGCTCGCCCCAAGAACCTTCATTGCCTTCATCCCCACAACAGCCTGGGTCACCCCAAGGGCCTTCATCCCCACAACAGCCTGGCTTGCCCCAAGACCCTTCATTGCCCCTAGGGCCTGGCTCGCCCCATCAGCCTGGGTCACCCCAAGAACCTTCATTGCCCTTAGGGCCTGGGTCGCCCCAAGGGCCCCAACAGCCTGGCTCGCCCC
It includes:
- the LOC123964460 gene encoding circumsporozoite protein-like — translated: MSATAWLAPRTFIDPRAWVAPTAWLTPRAFLPATAWVAPRACIAPRTFIPATAWLAPRPFIAPRAWLAPRPFIAPRAWVAQGPQQPGSPLGPGLPQGPSSPQQPGSPQEPSLPLGPGTPQGPGSPQEPSLPSSPQQPGSPQGPSSPQQPGLPQDPSLPLGPGSPHQPGSPQEPSLPLGPGSPQGPQQPGSPLGPG